A window of Prevotella fusca JCM 17724 genomic DNA:
TTCTCAAGGCGAACTATACATGACAAACTGCTGGTGAGCATGGTTTATGCTGCAGCTGTAATGAAAAACAGGGATGCACACTCGTGCATCCCTGTTTGGTTTTATCCTTAATCCCGCAGCATAAGACACTCCCTCTGTACGTACTCTGATAAGAAGAATAAACAGTCGTTCCTTAAAAAGCCCATTTCGCCGAAAAGTTAACCGAAATCAACTTTTCGGTGATAATTTTTATAACACTGCAGAGAAGCTGAACACCTTACTTTTACGTATGATACGGAGAATGGGGCTTATAAAGGGTTCTTCCGTTAAATGCGTGGATGTTTTTCGTATAGCTTTAACGGAAGAACCGGAGTTGTTCATTAAATAAAACATAGCCAAGACTGTCTTGGCTGCCTGCTTTATTATCATCCTCCCATGCAGAAAACCTTTTCATGTCAATACTTTGAAAAGGCAGACAACAGATTGAAAAATCATGACATAATTTCGGATAAAATACCTACAGATAAAGGCAAAAACACGTGTAAAAAGCAAGTTTGCAATCAACAGTAAAGCAGTCAGTTATAAAGCAGTACAAGAAAAGGTGCTTAATTGGACTTCAAAAGGGCGTCAGTAAGACCTCAAAAGGGCATCTATTGCAAGTCAATTGGGCGTCTTTTCAAAGCCAAGAGACCATGTGTTGGTTTTGAGTTGTATGAAAATAGTTTACAAACGTTGGTTGATATGGGAATAAGTTGTTTGTTGAAGATGGAAAGACATGGTATCTGTTTTTTGCATTTATTATCTTGTGCTTTATTCCGTTTTGTGAGACCATCTGATTTTGGATGGTCATACCATACAGGTGCATAAGCCTTTATTCTATTTTTAATCTATATAGTCGTCCCTTAAATACATTATATTATACTGATTTACAGTTATTTATCTCTCTATTTATTTGTGTATTTCTGCAAGTTTTTGTACCTTTACAGTATAAAACTTGCAGAAATATATGTTAAAAAGGACCTCTAATCAATTATCATTATTCTCTTCCTTAGAGGATATGCTCAATCACAATCACCCCCTTTATACGCTTGGTAATAAAATCAACTGGCGTAGATTTGAAAACTCCTTCTCTCGTTTGTATTGTAGTACAAATGGTCGCCCTGCGCATCCTATTCGTTTGATGTGCGGACTTTTAATCTTGAAACACTTGCGTAATATCTCTGACGAAAGTGTTGTTTTACAGTGGAGTGAAAATGCTTATTATCAGTATTTCTGTGGTCAACTGGAGTTTCTTCCTAAAGAACCTTGCGAAGCTTCTGATTTGGTTCACTTCCGCAATCGTATAGGCGAAGAAGGAATTGAAGTCATTCTTGCTGAGAGCATCCGTGTCAATACTGAGAATGATAATGAGGATCATTTTAACACAGCTTTTATAGATTCTACGGTACAGGAGAAGAATATCACTTACCCAACGGATGCGAAGTTGCATAAAAAGATAATCAATCGAGTGCTCAAAATCGTTCGTGAGAAGAAACTTCCTTTACGTCAGAGCTACCAAAGGACACTGAAAGCAATCTCTCGCAACCAACGTTTTCGCAATCACCCCAGGAGTCACAGGAAGGCTGTCAAGGCTGACCGGAGTCTGCGCACCATAGCCGGTCGTTTGGTCAGAGAACTTGACCGTAATCTTCCTGACAGGAAAGGCTATGAAAAGATGTTTGAGCTCTTCTATAAGGTCCTTTCTCAAAAACGTAACAGTCGTAATAAGATATATTCTCTTCACGAGCCTGAAGTACAATGCATCAGTAAGGGTAAGGAACATAAGAAGTATGAGTTTGGCAACAAAGCTTCCTTTATCCGTTCGCTATCAGGAATTATTCTTGCTGCCGTTTCTTTTAGGAATGAATATGATGGGCATACCATAGAAGCATCCTTACAACAAACCGAAAGAATGACAGGCAAGCGCATTGATAACTTGGCAGGAGACAGAGGATATAGAGGAACAGATCTGGTTGGAACAACAAAAATACTCATACCACAAGCCCCTAAAGACAAAGATAGTTACTATCAAAAGAAAAAGAAACACAAACTGTTTTGCAAGCGGGCAGGAATAGAGCCTACCATAGGACATCTTAAAAGTGATTACAGATTATCTCGCAACTTTTATAAAGGTGTGAAAGGGGATGCTATGAATATAATGCTGGCAGCTGCAGCATATAACTTCAGAAGAGCTATGAGAGCTCTTTTGTGCTTTACAAAAACTATCATCGAAAAGTCAGTTTTGGTTGACTTTTCGACAAAATGGGCTTTTTAAGGAACGACTAATTATGTATTCTCTATTAGGCCTAATGCTGTTCGTTTGATACTATCTCATACTTTGTTGTCGTGTAATGGCTGCTGCCAGGAAGTGGAGCTGTTTGTGAAAATAGATTTTATTCTTTGATAATTACTTTACGACTATATTTTAAAAACAAGGTGCATAAAATTATTTATTTGTACTCTCTGTAAGTGTTAGTATACTTTCCTAAGTTTAGATCTTGCATATTTTTTCAACAGAAATCAATTCCAATATATTCGCACTTGTTTTATCATCATAGAAAAGAACAATATTATCAGTACCGACAAGAGAACTTTTATATATGATTCCATCAAAATGACTTCCATCCTTAGCGCGTTGGATAAATCTAAGATATTCTGAAAACGCTTGAGTAGGAATGTATTCTAACTCTGATTTATCAGCACTTATGGGTTTTGAAATTTCATTATGAAACAGTTTTAGGAATAAGAAAGCTTGCCAATCATCTTTACTTTTCATCCAAAAATTAGGCTTAGGAATATTGCAAAGATTTATTAGTCTCAAATCTTTGGTTGTTCTAAACTTTCCCACATAAATTAAAGTCTCTTTGTCTTCTAAATAATTTCTTATCTCATTGCAGCAAGTCTTTTCTTCGAAAGCACCATAAAACATGGAAACTCCGACTGGACTCATCCTATTTGTTTTAGCAAACTTTATAGGAGGAGCTGTCAACTCTTCAAATAATTTGTATGGTGCACTATCCCCATTAGGGCGCCCTCTGTAAATATATGTGCCAGCCTTTAAAATATCTTCCAAGAGACATACCTTTTCACCAACCTCGCTGAGAACATCTATTTCTTCCCCATAAGTATCAACTGTATCTTTATAATAACTTATGTCTTTAAAGAAAGTATATCTTTGTTTTTTTACTCTTTCTGAAAAGTTTTCCCATGCATACGCCATTTTCTCGTGGTAGAGTAAAGCTGTCGGGTCTTTTCTAATCCAATAATCAACGTTAAAGCAGTTGGCTATGTTCTCAGTAAGTTTGTCATTATCAGTCATCAACTCAAAATCAAACATCAAGTCTTCTACATCTGTATAATATTCCACATTTGAAGGGGCAATATAAGAACCTAGTCTTTTATAACCAGGAATCTCATCCTCGCCTTTATCAAGAAAACTGCTAGCTAAATACAACTCTTCATCATCAATAGGGCCCAGGTAATCCGTAATCCTTTCTCCAACAAAATCCATGAAAGAAGTAAATTTACACACCTTTGTTTTACTGTTACAGTACGAACACTTTCCTATTCTACTATTATCTATTATAAATTGCTTCAAATGACTATTAGTAAAATGACTTAAACAGACGTATTTGTTCTCTTCGTCGGGTGTAACGTAACCACGAGAAAACAACTCCTCCTCTTCCATCATAAGTTCTTTAACTCTTCCCATAAGTTTTTGAATATTTTATTTTAAATATGTGTTATTTTCATTATGAAATGATTAATGTACAAAGGTATTCATTTATATAATGTTATAGCATAAATTTCTTATAAAATTGGTCTCTTTACAAGTAGCCTAATTTTAATAAAGTCATATAGTCATTAGCATCTAATATAACTAACTATCACCTTTTGTATTTACGCTCGTCGTCTACATAGTCCCAATTACTATTTCCACCAACCTCCCACTCTCTATTAGAATGGTGTGCAGAACTTGTAGAGCTTAATATTTTTCCCCATTGGCCAGGAATGTTCACCTGATTCTCTTTTTGGTTATTATGTCTGTTATGATATACTTCTATTTTGGAGAGAACAATATCGGTCTCACGTAAGTTAACTATGGTAGAGGTTTCCATATCAAGTGCATATAGCTCCTGTTCCTTTCTTATAATTATGATTTTGGCTGCTTTTAGATTTTTGTATATCTCATCTTTCTCTGACGTATCGATAACTTCTTTTATGTTATTGATTAGTGCATTCGTCTTTTCTCGATTAATTTCTGGAGCAATTTCTATATCTTCCTCATTATCGATATGACCAAACTGACATAGAATAGCCCTTTCTTGCATAGTAGAAGGATTAAAGCCTTTAATCCAATGTACCTTAGCATTATAATTAAGAGTATCAAGGATTCTTTGTTCTACCTGAGCAATGGCTCTTTTTCGCTTATCACGAATAACTCCATCACTATAAATGTTTACTCCAAATTTATGCCACAGACTTTTATTTACCTCTCTCATTGTTGACTTATTGTTTACTTCAAGAAGGCTATTCAAGGTTTTCAAAATGACATCTTTGTTATTATTGTCTATTACTTGTTTCTTTTGAGGATAAGTCAACACTTCTTTCAAGGAAAGGACATCTCCACCTTTATAAACAGCCTTTTCCTTATGGTCAACGACCAAATAACCATAAGGAGAATCTTTCTTACCTATAAATATAAGATCTACTCCAAACTTCTTTTTTAGAACTCTATCAAGTTCTTCTTTGTTTGAAGTTATCTTCTTGTATTTTAGGAAAATCGCTTTTAAATGCTTACGCCTTTTCTCGCTTTTTTCTTTGTTGGAAACCTTAAAGTGCTTGCTTATCTCATCTAAATGAATAGTATCGAGAACAACACCTCCCTTCTTAATGCAAATCATGTCAGCATCATTAAAGCTTTCATATCCGCAGCTTTCCAGGATAGCTTGGAATTGTCCTAACGTATCAAATGAATATGCAAACGACTCTTGTATCGCTTTCTTAACTTCGTATTGAGGATTTAATCCCATTAGCTTGTTAATAACTGCTTGAGAACGTAGCCTTTCATTATCATGCCCTATCTTTTTACCCTGTGGGTCTATTCTACTTGTAACAATATGAATATGGTGATTATTTGTATCATAATGACCATAGATTAAGAGAGGTTGCCCTTCTTCGCCATATCCCATTTCTTTTAGATATTTGTGGGCAAACTCTATCAGTTCATCGTAGTCATATTCATCTTTCTTGCAAGAGATAGCAAGATGAAATTGTGGCTTTTGAATATTATCATTCTTTGCAGAGTACTTGATAAGATAATCTTGTAAACTTGATGAGTTTACATTGCCTGTATTTTGTAGTAGGTCAAAGTTTTTAATCTCAAGAAGTTCTGCTGTTCCTTGAGTAACCTTCTTTTCATTATATTCGACGGCATTAAAGCGCGTACTTGACCTTAATATAGTTGCAATCATACTTACCCTTATTAGTTTATAAATTACTACAGCGTATTATTAAAGGGTACTGAAATGGCAACAGCCAATACCGTCAGTAAGCGTATTAAAGTATTCATTATAGCGATAGTACAAAGATAGACAAATATTTTGATATAACTATCAGAAAAACTTTCTTTGTATCTTTATAAACGTGTTGTAATATCCAATATAGATGAAAGAAGATAAAAGAGTCAATAGAATTAATCTCCATCTTAACAACAAAGAGTTGGAATTGTTTAGAAATAAAGCGAATAATTATAGCCAGATGTCTGCTATGATTAGGGATGCAGTTACTCAATTTGATGACATAAAAACGAAAGGTTGGATTACTGCCTTAAATGATTTGTCTATTTTAATCTCTAACTTTTCTACTGAACTTTCTAAGCAAGGAGGTAATTTGAATCAGATAACTAAACGTGCAAACGAGTTGATTTTTATGGGAGAGCTGGATAAAACGTACTATGAAGAAGTTATTTCACATCAGATAAAATTACTGCAGGAGCTGGTTTATGACGTCAAGAAACAGCAATCTGAAATCTTTAAGCGATTGCTGAAATCATAAAATACATTTTCCCTTTTGTCCTTATACTGGAGTTGCGACAGTATTTTCTTCCCACTTCGTGGGCAAGTGACCTGTGATGCCAATTTGAAAAATAGGCGTCTAAAGGTACAACTTGCTAACCAATTAAAAACAGTTGACCAAAACATAACATTCCGAGCAATACTTCCAATAATATTGCGTTTAGATAGCATTGAGAATATTTTAATATTATATGCCTATCATATTTTATAATGTGAATGTAGTATGATAATATTAAATTAATAACATATTAAGATATAAAAATCATAGCTTATGAGAACAATCTTCTATTATAGAATTAATTTATAATATTATTATGCTATGATTTTATGATATAATGACTTTATTATTAGATGATTATATGACAGTTATATAATATGATAATAATGAAATATTATTCTATTAACGCAGAGGTAATAAAGGGTACAAAGAAGAAAATGATAATATAATAGCGAAAGGGGGTATTTGATGAATTAACCGAATAAGCAACCTTTTTAAAGGGATATAATTAAACATTTTATTGTAATATAAGTGTATTACTAAATAGATGGAAAGATAAAGAGTTGTCTTGAGGGAAAGATAGAAAGGAAGATGCATGCTTACGGTCAGAATGCTTATCAAAGACCGTATTACAGCGAAAAGTAACCTTTTGGGAGCATTATTACATATAGATTCAAACCTCATTTTCCCTTTAGTCAAGTTTCATCATAAGCATCTAAAGCTTCATTTATTTCTTTTATTTATAAGCTTTATTTAAGTGCCGTGTAATCAATTGATTTACAGAGTAATAATATGTAGATAAGTAACCTTTTGGGAATAGATAAGTAACCTTTTGGAAAGGGATAAGTAACCTTTAGGGAACAACTATGTAACCTTTTGGGAAGGTTATCCCTTCTTTTATGTTACAAGAAGTGAATGATTGAATAAAATGATAGTACTTTTTTGGCTAAAAGATTTTCGCTGATTATCTTTGTGTTGTCGTTCCGATTGTTTTAATATAATTGCTGGCTAAGTTGACAGCCGTCTTCCCAGTACCCTTTAATAGATTTTTTTCGCTACGACGTTAAAGCAAACATTTCATCAGAATGATTTGTTAAAGGGAAGAAATGACAAAACGAATTTATACTTTAATCGAAAATGGAGGAATTAATGGTAGTCCTTTTAGCTTTAGTAATCTACTAATGCGATCACCATTACGTTACTCTATGATGGAAAGGCGTTTCCTTTACAAGTTATCAGAGGCGATTAAGATGCGATATGAGCAAATGGGATTAAGAATGCGTGAGAACTGGGATAATCTTGTGTTCAATATGACTGACAAAGATTTAGCCTCTATAGGCGGAAATACCCACATTGTACGTACATACACAACCATACGTGCACTTGCACAGAAATCAATAATTCAATTTCGCTATAACAAACAGAATCAACTAATCATTGATTATTTTCACTGGATAGATGCTTTTCGTTGGAATACGGAGACAAATGATTATACCGTTCGTGTTTCACCAGAACTATATGATTATGTCATTTCTTTAACGAAGTCTTTTACAGTTCTCAATCTTCATACAGCAATCCTCCTTGAATCCAAGTATTCACAGAAGTTTTACGAGTTTTGTTGCCAATACTCAGGTGACTTTCGTTTCATAGACCCATCAACTCCAAATGTCATATACAAAAAGCGTGTTATCAAGGTTTCTATCAAAGCTTTTCGTTTTACGTTTGGTTTATCAGAATTGAACGACCCAAAGACAGGTGAACTTCTGGAGAAAGAAAAATACCTGCGTTTTAAAACGATGGTAATGAAAGTCATTCTTCCTGCTCAAGAAGAACTATATAGGTTGTATCAAGAAAACCACTCAGATGTATGGTTTGATTATCAGGTTGGAGACAGATATGGTCGTGGTCGTAATGGTTCCCCCAGAGACTTGATATTCTATATCTATACACGTACTCATCCAAAATCGACTAATCCTAAAAAGAATCATCCTTGGAAAGAAGGAGAAGAACCGCTATATCCATATGAAGAACAGCAAAATCCTTCTTCAAGAGCTTCAAGGAAAATAAAAGAAAGTGACTGGCTCCAGATTGATGAACCAGAGCAAAGGAAGATAGTCTATCAGCTTTTGCTATGTTACCTTAACTCTGACGAAGTAACTTACTATATGAAACAAATAGATAAAGAGCAAGAACGTTGTCGGGACAGCTACGCTCAAGTCATTCAAGTTATATACGAAAAACAGCAGCAACCAAAGTTTCAACAAGGGACAAAAGCATATAAGCGTAAATGCTTGGTAGAGTTTGTTTTCACGAAGAATCTTAAACACTACGGTTGGTTTATCATGCCAAAGATATGATGTTTTTGATTTTTTGAACTGATGTTTGCAAAATAATTATCCTAATAAGATAAAAAGTAATATAATATTCTTAACTTTGTAGTGCTAACATAATCTGAAATAGCTGACAAAAACAGTTGCTATTAGAAGGTTGTGTTTGTCTAAAAGATTATTCATAGATGGCTTAATTGTTGTGAGGGCAAATGAGATTATCCTATGTTAATGATGTTCTTATTAGCTACTATTAGTCTTTTAGATTCAGCAATGTCTTGAAGTTGAGATGCGACAATTGATACAATGGACAATATTGTTTCACCTAAGTATCTATTATAACAGATGCCAGTTAATAAAAATGCATATCTACGTTATCAGTATTTAGACCTCTGCTTTAGTAATAAACAAAGACGGTTTAATATAGAAGAATTAATTGATTTTGTTAGTGAGAAGTTAGGTTATAACGTCAGTGTGCGTCAAATTCGTGAAGATATGAGCAATATGCGTTTAGCTCCATATCATGCTCCTATCAAAGCTGTTCCTTATGATGGCAAGAAGTGTCATTACTATTATTCTAATCCAGAATTTTCAATCTTTAACAATGAGTTAACGATGGAAGAAGTTACAAACCTTCGTTCTACGATAAAAATGCTTGGCAGATATCGTGGTATACCTGCTAACGCCTGGTTGGAAGAAGTGATATCTAATCTTGAATATCGTTTTGGTTGTAAAGCAAACTCTGAGAATCTTATCTCTTTTGAACAGAATGATATGCTTAAAGGACTTGAGCATCTTTCTCGAATAATTGATGCTACAATTAATCATCAGCCTTTAGAGATTACTTACCAGTCCTTTAGGGGAGAACCACGTTTATGTATTGTGCATCCGTATTATATAAAGCAATACAATAGTCGATGGTTTTTATTCGGACTTAACCAAACTAATGACCGTATAGAAAATTACGCACTGGATCGCATCGATTTTTTTAGAGATTCTCAATGCCCTTTTATAAAGAATAGCACTGTGAATTTCGAAACTTATTTTGACGATGTGATAGGCGTTTCTGTTCCTTATGAGGAAACTCCCAAAGAGTCTATTGTACTTAGATTCTCTGAAAATCGTTTTCCTTATGTTGTTTCTAAGCCTCTTCATAAGTCTCAGAAACTAAGAGAGGAGCCGAATACGATTTGCATCGAGGTTAAACCTAATCGTGAGTTATTTCAAAAGATTTTTTCTTTCATCCCCGATATTGAAGTACTTTCGCCATCTTGGCTTCGCCTTGAAATTACAAATAAAATACAATGTAATTTACAAAAATATTTGTCTGTGCATAAAGATTGCACAGATAATGTTTAACTTTGCAACAAATTAAGAAATATAATAGACATAC
This region includes:
- a CDS encoding relaxase/mobilization nuclease domain-containing protein; this translates as MIATILRSSTRFNAVEYNEKKVTQGTAELLEIKNFDLLQNTGNVNSSSLQDYLIKYSAKNDNIQKPQFHLAISCKKDEYDYDELIEFAHKYLKEMGYGEEGQPLLIYGHYDTNNHHIHIVTSRIDPQGKKIGHDNERLRSQAVINKLMGLNPQYEVKKAIQESFAYSFDTLGQFQAILESCGYESFNDADMICIKKGGVVLDTIHLDEISKHFKVSNKEKSEKRRKHLKAIFLKYKKITSNKEELDRVLKKKFGVDLIFIGKKDSPYGYLVVDHKEKAVYKGGDVLSLKEVLTYPQKKQVIDNNNKDVILKTLNSLLEVNNKSTMREVNKSLWHKFGVNIYSDGVIRDKRKRAIAQVEQRILDTLNYNAKVHWIKGFNPSTMQERAILCQFGHIDNEEDIEIAPEINREKTNALINNIKEVIDTSEKDEIYKNLKAAKIIIIRKEQELYALDMETSTIVNLRETDIVLSKIEVYHNRHNNQKENQVNIPGQWGKILSSTSSAHHSNREWEVGGNSNWDYVDDERKYKR
- a CDS encoding helix-turn-helix transcriptional regulator, which codes for MPVNKNAYLRYQYLDLCFSNKQRRFNIEELIDFVSEKLGYNVSVRQIREDMSNMRLAPYHAPIKAVPYDGKKCHYYYSNPEFSIFNNELTMEEVTNLRSTIKMLGRYRGIPANAWLEEVISNLEYRFGCKANSENLISFEQNDMLKGLEHLSRIIDATINHQPLEITYQSFRGEPRLCIVHPYYIKQYNSRWFLFGLNQTNDRIENYALDRIDFFRDSQCPFIKNSTVNFETYFDDVIGVSVPYEETPKESIVLRFSENRFPYVVSKPLHKSQKLREEPNTICIEVKPNRELFQKIFSFIPDIEVLSPSWLRLEITNKIQCNLQKYLSVHKDCTDNV
- a CDS encoding IS5 family transposase, encoding MLKRTSNQLSLFSSLEDMLNHNHPLYTLGNKINWRRFENSFSRLYCSTNGRPAHPIRLMCGLLILKHLRNISDESVVLQWSENAYYQYFCGQLEFLPKEPCEASDLVHFRNRIGEEGIEVILAESIRVNTENDNEDHFNTAFIDSTVQEKNITYPTDAKLHKKIINRVLKIVREKKLPLRQSYQRTLKAISRNQRFRNHPRSHRKAVKADRSLRTIAGRLVRELDRNLPDRKGYEKMFELFYKVLSQKRNSRNKIYSLHEPEVQCISKGKEHKKYEFGNKASFIRSLSGIILAAVSFRNEYDGHTIEASLQQTERMTGKRIDNLAGDRGYRGTDLVGTTKILIPQAPKDKDSYYQKKKKHKLFCKRAGIEPTIGHLKSDYRLSRNFYKGVKGDAMNIMLAAAAYNFRRAMRALLCFTKTIIEKSVLVDFSTKWAF
- a CDS encoding plasmid mobilization relaxosome protein MobC, with the translated sequence MKEDKRVNRINLHLNNKELELFRNKANNYSQMSAMIRDAVTQFDDIKTKGWITALNDLSILISNFSTELSKQGGNLNQITKRANELIFMGELDKTYYEEVISHQIKLLQELVYDVKKQQSEIFKRLLKS
- a CDS encoding replication initiation protein, with product MTKRIYTLIENGGINGSPFSFSNLLMRSPLRYSMMERRFLYKLSEAIKMRYEQMGLRMRENWDNLVFNMTDKDLASIGGNTHIVRTYTTIRALAQKSIIQFRYNKQNQLIIDYFHWIDAFRWNTETNDYTVRVSPELYDYVISLTKSFTVLNLHTAILLESKYSQKFYEFCCQYSGDFRFIDPSTPNVIYKKRVIKVSIKAFRFTFGLSELNDPKTGELLEKEKYLRFKTMVMKVILPAQEELYRLYQENHSDVWFDYQVGDRYGRGRNGSPRDLIFYIYTRTHPKSTNPKKNHPWKEGEEPLYPYEEQQNPSSRASRKIKESDWLQIDEPEQRKIVYQLLLCYLNSDEVTYYMKQIDKEQERCRDSYAQVIQVIYEKQQQPKFQQGTKAYKRKCLVEFVFTKNLKHYGWFIMPKI
- a CDS encoding HEPN-associated N-terminal domain-containing protein produces the protein MGRVKELMMEEEELFSRGYVTPDEENKYVCLSHFTNSHLKQFIIDNSRIGKCSYCNSKTKVCKFTSFMDFVGERITDYLGPIDDEELYLASSFLDKGEDEIPGYKRLGSYIAPSNVEYYTDVEDLMFDFELMTDNDKLTENIANCFNVDYWIRKDPTALLYHEKMAYAWENFSERVKKQRYTFFKDISYYKDTVDTYGEEIDVLSEVGEKVCLLEDILKAGTYIYRGRPNGDSAPYKLFEELTAPPIKFAKTNRMSPVGVSMFYGAFEEKTCCNEIRNYLEDKETLIYVGKFRTTKDLRLINLCNIPKPNFWMKSKDDWQAFLFLKLFHNEISKPISADKSELEYIPTQAFSEYLRFIQRAKDGSHFDGIIYKSSLVGTDNIVLFYDDKTSANILELISVEKICKI